The Astatotilapia calliptera chromosome 14, fAstCal1.2, whole genome shotgun sequence genome includes a region encoding these proteins:
- the rabgef1l gene encoding RAB guanine nucleotide exchange factor (GEF) 1, like, translated as MMSQRRGIHLDQSELLCKKGCGFYGNTAWQGLCSKCWREENQREKQKQIQEDWALAERLQREEEEAYASRQQKTQSQPSITPFSKFEERKTKEKSSKVNTVTKFFIPSTKTPPKKDAAPFDPQSSPSPSSSTSRKSSVDSDIATREFIDFLKPLKSGREIFKQCRAFTETMVYKRDIGADELSECVQDFYQNLSERLQTQFKGSSDEVECIMDEVEKYIMTRLYKEAFCPETTDDEKKDLAIQKRIRALHWVTIEMLCVPVDEEIPEVSDSVVKAITDVIEMDSKRVPKNKLGCITRCSKHIFNAIKVSKKEAASADDFLPTLIYIVLKANPPRLHSNIQYITRFCNPSRLMTGEDGYYFTNLCCAVAFIEKLDGQSLNLSSEEFELYMSGQASPNWPLTSGAASSSSNSALSQVHKRLDLLTGLGERQERVIEKARQLESDLIDWTDEVEQKVQSVLESFPPDMQNPPAPTASGAAAASSAIDSDNVENELLPPPLQPQVFAG; from the exons ATGATGAGCCAGCGGCGTGGGATCCATCTGGACCAATCAGAGCTGCTATGCAAAAAAGGATGTGGTTTTTATGGCAACACTGCTTGGCAAGGCCTGTGCTCAAAGTGCTGGCGAGAAGAAAATCAGcgagaaaagcaaaaacagattcAGGAGGACTGGGCACTCGCTGAAAG gttgcagagagaggaagaggaagcctATGCAAGTCGACAACAGAAGACCCAATCACAGCCTTCCATTACACCTTTTAGCAAGTTTGAGGAGAGAAAGACTAAAGAAAAGTCCAGCAAAGTCAACACGGTCACAAAGTTTTTTATTCCGTCCACAAAAACACCACCAAAAAAAG ATGCTGCACCTTTTGACCCGCAGTCCAGCCCGAGCCCCAGCTCATCCACAAGCCGAAAGTCATCTGTGGACAGTGATATCGCGACACGAGAGTTTATTGATTTTCTTAAGCCTCTGAAGTCTGGCAGGGAGATCTTCAAACAGTGTCGGGCCTTCACTGAGACCATGGTCTACAAgcgg GACATCGGAGCTGATGAGCTGTCAGAGTGCGTGCAGGACTTCTACCAGAACCTTTCAGAGCGCCTCCAGACCCAGTTCAAAG GTTCGTCTGATGAAGTAGAGTGTATTATGGATGAAGTCGAAAAGTACATAATGACTCGTCTCTACAAGGAAGCCTTCTGTCCAGAAACAACTGATGATGAGAAGAAAGACCTGGCAATTCAGAAGAGGATCAG AGCCCTGCACTGGGTCACCATTGAGATGCTGTGTGTTCCTGTAGATGAGGAGATCCCTGAGGTTTCTGACAGCGTAGTCAAAGCCATCACAG ACGTGATTGAAATGGATTCGAAGCGCGTTCCCAAGAACAAGCTGGGATGCATTACTCGTTGCAGCAAGCACATCTTCAATGCCATCAAAGTCAGCAAGAAAGAGGCTGCGTCTGCAGACGACTTCCTCCCCACACTGATCTACATCGTGCTGAAAGCAAACCCACCGCGACTGCACTCCAACATCCAATACATCACCCGTTTCTGCAACCCCAGCAGACTCATGACTGGAGAGGACGGCTACTATTTCACCAATCTG TGCTGCGCAGTGGCCTTCATTGAGAAGTTGGATGGCCAGTCTCTGAACCTGAGCTCTGAGGAGTTTGAGCTTTACATGTCGGGCCAGGCGTCCCCAAACTGGCCACTCACTTCCGGAgccgcctcctcctccagcaACAGCGCTCTCAGTCAGGTCCACAAAAGGCTGGATCTGCTGACGGGGCTCGGGGAAAGGCAGGAGCGCGTCATTGAGAAGGCTCGCCAGCTGGAGAGTGACCTCATTGACTGGACCGATGAAGTGGAGCAGAAAGTGCAGAGCGTTCTGGAGAGTTTTCCACCCGACATGCAAAACCCCCCTGCACCCACAGCGAGTGGGGCTGCAGCAGCTTCATCAGCAATCGACTCTGATAATGTTGAGAATGAGCTCCTGCCACCACCACTGCAGCCACAAGTGTTTGCTGGTTGA